Proteins found in one Angustibacter sp. Root456 genomic segment:
- a CDS encoding ABC transporter ATP-binding protein: protein MSVSSTVGSTEQPSALHTLRRGVELSPELRQGSWLTLLLAGVATLGRVIVPFSVQQTIDRGLLAEGGPDVGNVARLLALAAVLVLVTAVSAYHVNLRLFRSAESGLATLRIGAFRHVHDLSVLTQSSERRGSMVSRVTSDVDTISNFVQFGGLMLILSTLQLTVATALMLAYSPLLTGVVWLCFLPVFFLARPMQRAVSAAYALVRVRVGEVLSAVSESVVGAATIRAYGVERRTAERVDRAVKAHRDAAVTAQIRVAGAFSTGVLVSGLVSVMVVVVGTWRGVHGHLTLGELLAFLFLVQLFTGPVQIGTEVLNEMQNAIAGWRRVLAVVDTPADVADPGDSGVVLPRGPITVRFDHVSYAYPEGPTVLHDVDLEIAPRSRVAIVGETGSGKTTFAKLLTRLMDPATGRVLLDGVDLREVRFSSLRERVVMVPQDGFLFDDTLLANARFARPGATPDDVVLAFTELGLADWLDGLPHGLATRVGQRGESLSAGERQLVALARAYIADPDLLVLDEATSAVDPATEVRIQRALDGLTRGRTSIAIAHRLSTAEAADEVLVVDAGVVVERGRARDLVDAGGVYSRLHASWIAQQRLH, encoded by the coding sequence ATGAGCGTCTCGAGCACGGTCGGCTCCACCGAGCAGCCGTCGGCCCTCCACACGCTGCGCCGAGGCGTCGAGCTCTCGCCCGAGCTGCGGCAGGGCAGCTGGCTGACGCTGCTGCTCGCTGGCGTCGCGACCCTCGGCCGGGTCATTGTGCCGTTCTCGGTGCAGCAGACCATCGACCGCGGCCTGCTCGCAGAGGGCGGCCCGGACGTCGGCAACGTCGCTCGCCTGCTCGCGCTGGCCGCGGTGCTGGTGCTGGTGACGGCGGTGTCGGCGTACCACGTGAACCTGCGGCTCTTCCGGTCGGCCGAGAGCGGCCTGGCGACGCTGCGCATCGGCGCCTTCCGGCACGTGCACGACCTGTCGGTCCTCACGCAGAGCTCGGAGCGGCGAGGGTCGATGGTGTCGCGGGTCACCAGCGACGTCGACACGATCTCGAACTTCGTGCAGTTCGGCGGGTTGATGCTGATCCTGTCGACCCTGCAGCTCACCGTGGCGACCGCGCTCATGCTGGCGTACTCGCCGCTGCTCACCGGCGTGGTGTGGCTGTGCTTCCTGCCGGTGTTCTTCCTGGCCCGCCCGATGCAGCGGGCGGTCTCGGCCGCGTACGCCTTGGTGCGTGTGCGGGTCGGTGAGGTGCTGTCCGCGGTGTCGGAGTCCGTCGTCGGCGCGGCGACGATCCGCGCGTACGGCGTCGAGCGCCGCACCGCGGAGCGCGTCGACCGGGCGGTGAAGGCGCACCGCGACGCCGCCGTCACGGCCCAGATCCGGGTGGCCGGCGCCTTCTCGACCGGCGTGCTGGTGAGCGGCCTGGTGAGCGTCATGGTCGTCGTGGTCGGCACCTGGCGCGGCGTGCACGGGCACCTCACGCTCGGCGAGCTGCTCGCGTTCTTGTTCCTCGTGCAGCTGTTCACCGGCCCGGTGCAGATCGGCACCGAGGTGCTCAACGAGATGCAGAACGCGATCGCGGGCTGGCGCCGGGTGCTGGCCGTCGTCGACACGCCCGCTGACGTGGCCGACCCCGGGGACTCCGGCGTTGTGCTTCCGCGCGGGCCGATCACGGTGCGCTTCGACCACGTGTCGTACGCCTACCCCGAGGGCCCGACGGTGCTGCACGACGTCGACCTCGAGATCGCGCCGCGCAGCCGGGTGGCGATCGTCGGCGAGACCGGCTCAGGCAAGACGACCTTCGCCAAGCTGCTGACGCGGCTCATGGACCCCGCCACGGGTCGCGTGCTGCTGGACGGCGTCGACCTGCGCGAGGTGCGGTTCTCCAGCCTGCGCGAGCGCGTCGTCATGGTGCCGCAGGACGGCTTCCTGTTCGACGACACGCTGCTGGCCAACGCTCGGTTCGCGCGGCCAGGCGCCACGCCGGACGACGTGGTGCTCGCGTTCACCGAGCTCGGCCTGGCCGACTGGCTCGACGGGCTGCCGCACGGTCTGGCCACGCGCGTCGGCCAGCGGGGTGAGTCGCTGTCGGCCGGGGAGCGGCAGCTCGTGGCGTTGGCGCGCGCCTACATCGCCGACCCCGACCTGCTCGTGCTCGACGAGGCCACGTCGGCGGTCGACCCCGCCACGGAGGTGCGCATCCAGCGCGCCCTCGACGGGCTCACGCGCGGACGCACCTCGATCGCGATCGCGCACCGGCTGTCGACCGCCGAGGCGGCCGACGAGGTGCTCGTGGTGGACGCCGGTGTCGTCGTCGAGCGGGGCCGAGCGCGCGACCTGGTCGACGCCGGTGGCGTCTACTCGCGACTGCATGCCAGCTGGATCGCCCAGCAGCGCCTCCACTGA
- a CDS encoding ABC transporter ATP-binding protein has protein sequence MQTSLTTRPYTLRRGLFVLGQGIRQAPGIFTLAVVGSALYGVMTAGTAWALGKVTRDVISPSLRSGTLDGGRLAGGAGLMAAVALLLTVGVILRRVAAGVTVYDLGALYRRRVTAQYLRLPLSWHGRHPTGQLLSNANADVEATWQVFAPLPMAIGVVVMLVVAAVSMVLADPVLALIGFCVFPLVFVVNVVFQRFMSPRVTRAQQLRAEVSDVAHESFDGALVVKAMGREAAETERFTVVTRRLRDANIAVGRTRGVFDPVIEAIPNLGTLAVLAVGTMRASSGSASAATVVQVAYLFSLLGFPVRALGWVLGELPRSVVGWDRVQSVLDAEGGLAYGDAYPEVPGPAGLSLRQVDYAHIDLDGQPVPVLHDVSLDVEPGSTVAVVGATGAGKSTLASLLVRLADPDRGVVSLDGTDVRELAEGAVASSVALVPQQTFLFDDSVRGNITLGDPALEDADDRRVWAALRLAQADGFVAALPHGLDTHVGERGATLSGGQRQRIALARALVRRPRLLVLDDATSAVDPRVEAAILAGLREASDGTTVVVVAYRKGTIALADSVLFVSQGRVVDRGPHAELTRRNAAYRNLVEAYEREAAERELVDADEEASA, from the coding sequence GTGCAGACCTCGCTGACCACCCGCCCCTACACCTTGCGACGGGGCCTGTTCGTTCTCGGACAGGGCATTCGGCAGGCTCCCGGCATCTTCACGCTCGCCGTCGTCGGCAGCGCTCTGTACGGCGTCATGACGGCAGGTACCGCCTGGGCGCTGGGCAAGGTGACCCGCGACGTGATCTCGCCCTCGCTGCGGTCGGGCACGCTGGACGGCGGCCGGCTGGCCGGGGGCGCGGGCCTGATGGCCGCCGTCGCGCTGCTGCTCACGGTGGGCGTCATCCTGCGACGGGTGGCGGCGGGTGTCACGGTCTACGACCTCGGCGCGCTCTACCGCCGGCGGGTGACGGCGCAGTACCTGCGACTGCCGCTGTCGTGGCACGGCCGGCACCCGACGGGCCAGCTGCTGTCGAACGCCAACGCCGACGTCGAGGCCACCTGGCAGGTGTTCGCGCCGCTGCCCATGGCGATCGGCGTCGTGGTGATGCTCGTCGTCGCGGCGGTGTCGATGGTGCTGGCCGACCCCGTGCTGGCCCTCATCGGCTTCTGCGTCTTCCCGCTGGTGTTCGTCGTCAACGTCGTCTTCCAGCGCTTCATGTCGCCGCGCGTCACGCGTGCCCAGCAGCTGCGGGCCGAGGTGTCGGACGTCGCCCACGAGAGCTTCGACGGCGCGCTCGTCGTCAAGGCGATGGGTCGCGAGGCGGCCGAGACCGAGCGCTTCACCGTGGTCACCCGGCGCCTGCGCGACGCCAACATCGCGGTGGGCCGCACGCGCGGCGTCTTCGACCCCGTGATCGAGGCGATCCCGAACCTCGGGACGCTCGCGGTGCTGGCCGTCGGCACGATGCGCGCGTCGTCCGGATCCGCCAGTGCCGCCACCGTCGTGCAGGTGGCGTACCTGTTCTCGCTGCTGGGGTTCCCGGTGCGAGCGCTCGGGTGGGTGCTCGGCGAGCTGCCGCGCAGCGTGGTGGGCTGGGATCGCGTCCAGTCGGTGCTCGACGCCGAGGGCGGCCTCGCGTACGGCGACGCCTACCCCGAGGTACCAGGCCCCGCCGGCCTGTCGCTGCGCCAGGTCGACTACGCCCACATCGACCTCGACGGCCAGCCGGTGCCGGTGCTGCACGACGTCAGCCTCGACGTCGAGCCGGGCAGCACCGTGGCCGTCGTCGGTGCCACGGGGGCCGGAAAGTCGACCCTCGCCTCGCTCCTGGTGCGGCTCGCCGACCCCGACCGCGGCGTGGTCAGCCTCGACGGCACCGACGTGCGCGAGCTCGCCGAGGGGGCGGTCGCCTCGAGTGTGGCGCTGGTGCCCCAGCAGACCTTCCTCTTCGACGACTCCGTGCGCGGCAACATCACGCTCGGCGACCCAGCGCTCGAGGACGCCGACGACCGTCGGGTCTGGGCCGCACTGCGGCTGGCCCAGGCGGACGGCTTCGTCGCCGCGCTGCCGCACGGTCTCGACACCCACGTCGGTGAGCGGGGCGCGACGCTGTCGGGTGGCCAGCGCCAGCGGATCGCGCTCGCCCGAGCCCTGGTGCGTCGTCCGCGACTGCTCGTTCTCGACGACGCCACCAGCGCGGTCGACCCGCGCGTCGAGGCGGCGATCCTCGCCGGGCTGCGCGAGGCCTCCGACGGCACCACGGTGGTCGTGGTGGCCTACCGCAAGGGCACCATCGCCTTGGCCGACTCCGTGCTGTTCGTGTCGCAAGGCCGTGTGGTCGACCGCGGACCGCACGCAGAGCTGACGCGGCGCAACGCGGCCTACCGCAACCTGGTCGAGGCCTACGAGCGCGAGGCGGCCGAGCGAGAGCTGGTCGACGCCGACGAGGAGGCCTCGGCATGA
- a CDS encoding TIGR03085 family metal-binding protein: MTNYARAERLALSDTLLATGPDVPTLCAGWSARDLAAHLVVRERRPDAAAGLVLPPLAQYSESVQAGVASREWSGLVDQVRQGPPRWHPARVPTVDEAMNTAEFFVHHEDVLRAQPGWTARELPDAEQRALWRALSMAGRLALRQAPCGVELVAPGHGRTLVHRGHPLVRVEGAPAELLLWAFGRRSVAQVHLDGPNDAVERLQGSAAGL; the protein is encoded by the coding sequence ATGACCAACTACGCCCGCGCCGAGCGGCTCGCCCTGAGCGACACGCTGCTCGCCACCGGCCCCGACGTGCCCACGCTCTGCGCGGGCTGGTCGGCGCGCGACCTCGCGGCGCACCTCGTGGTGCGTGAGAGGCGTCCGGATGCCGCCGCTGGCCTGGTGCTGCCGCCGTTGGCGCAGTACAGCGAGTCGGTGCAGGCCGGTGTGGCCTCGCGGGAGTGGTCTGGGCTGGTCGACCAGGTGCGACAGGGGCCACCGAGGTGGCACCCCGCTCGGGTGCCGACCGTCGACGAGGCGATGAACACCGCGGAGTTCTTCGTGCACCACGAGGACGTGCTGCGCGCGCAGCCCGGGTGGACGGCACGTGAGCTGCCGGACGCCGAACAGCGGGCGCTGTGGCGCGCCCTGTCGATGGCGGGCCGGCTGGCACTTCGCCAGGCGCCCTGTGGCGTCGAGCTCGTCGCGCCCGGCCACGGCCGGACGCTGGTGCACCGCGGTCACCCGCTGGTGCGCGTGGAGGGTGCGCCGGCCGAGCTGCTGCTCTGGGCGTTCGGACGCCGATCGGTGGCCCAGGTGCACCTCGACGGCCCGAACGACGCCGTCGAGCGCTTGCAGGGGTCAGCCGCAGGGCTGTGA
- the hisF gene encoding imidazole glycerol phosphate synthase subunit HisF produces the protein MSLAVRVIPCLDVDAGRVVKGVNFRELRDAGDPVELARRYDAEGADELTFLDVTASSDSRATTYDVVSRTAEQVFIPLTVGGGVRSVQDVDRLLRAGADKVGVNTAAIERPQLVAEVADRFGAQVLVLSVDARRCAPGTVTDSGFEVTTHGGRRGTGVDAVEWAARAAALGAGEILLNAMDADGTKQGFDLDLVRRVREAVDVPVIASGGAGRPEHFVAAVDAGADAVLAASVFHFGEVSIAAVKQALEAGGHPVRRVSQPCG, from the coding sequence GTGAGCCTGGCCGTCCGCGTGATCCCCTGCCTCGACGTCGACGCCGGGCGCGTCGTCAAGGGCGTCAACTTCCGCGAGCTGCGCGACGCGGGCGACCCGGTCGAGCTGGCTCGCCGTTACGACGCTGAGGGGGCCGACGAGCTGACCTTCCTCGACGTCACCGCCTCGAGCGACAGCCGCGCCACGACCTACGACGTCGTGTCACGTACCGCGGAGCAGGTCTTCATCCCGCTCACGGTGGGGGGCGGCGTGCGCTCCGTGCAGGACGTCGATCGCCTGCTGCGCGCGGGCGCCGACAAGGTGGGCGTCAACACCGCGGCCATCGAGCGCCCGCAGCTGGTGGCCGAGGTGGCCGACCGCTTCGGCGCGCAGGTGCTCGTGCTGAGCGTCGACGCGCGCCGCTGCGCACCGGGCACGGTCACCGACTCCGGCTTCGAGGTCACCACCCACGGCGGGCGCCGGGGCACCGGCGTCGACGCGGTCGAGTGGGCCGCGCGCGCTGCCGCGCTCGGTGCCGGTGAGATCCTGCTCAACGCCATGGACGCCGACGGCACCAAGCAGGGCTTCGACCTCGACCTCGTCCGCCGTGTCCGCGAGGCGGTCGACGTCCCGGTGATCGCCAGCGGGGGAGCGGGCCGACCCGAGCACTTCGTGGCCGCCGTCGACGCCGGGGCCGACGCCGTCCTCGCGGCGAGCGTCTTCCACTTCGGCGAGGTCAGCATCGCCGCGGTCAAGCAGGCCCTGGAGGCAGGCGGCCACCCGGTCCGCCGCGTGTCACAGCCCTGCGGCTGA
- a CDS encoding ring-opening amidohydrolase, with amino-acid sequence MPQAIEVRKVPILNVSDASGLAQLIDDGVLEADRVIAVIGKTEGNGGVNDYTRIIADRAFREVLVAKGSRSAEEVKQVPIVWSGGTDGIISPHATVFATVPDDQVEGTDEPRLTVGFAMSEVLAPEDIGRTAMITKVADAVTVAMERAGITDPADVHYVQTKTPLLTIHTIRDAKSRGKTVWTEHTHESMDLSNGCTALGIAVALGEIEMPRDEDVMHDRSLYSSVASCSSGVELDQAQVVVVGNARGVGGRYRIGHSVMRDALDADGIWAAIKDAGLDLPERPHPSDLDGRLVNVFLKCEASQDGVVRGRRNAMLDDSDVHWHRQIKSAVGGVTAAVTGDPAVFVSVSAAHQGPDGGGPVAAIVDLGAEPTGYRPPTP; translated from the coding sequence ATGCCGCAGGCCATCGAGGTCCGCAAGGTGCCCATCCTCAACGTCAGCGACGCCAGCGGCCTCGCCCAGCTCATCGACGACGGCGTGCTCGAGGCCGACCGCGTCATCGCCGTGATCGGCAAGACCGAGGGCAACGGCGGAGTGAACGACTACACCCGCATCATCGCCGACCGCGCGTTCCGCGAGGTGCTGGTGGCCAAGGGCTCACGGTCGGCCGAGGAGGTCAAGCAGGTGCCGATCGTGTGGTCGGGCGGCACCGACGGGATCATCAGCCCGCACGCCACGGTCTTCGCGACCGTGCCCGACGACCAGGTCGAGGGCACCGACGAGCCTCGGCTCACGGTGGGTTTCGCCATGAGCGAGGTGCTGGCGCCCGAGGACATCGGCCGCACCGCCATGATCACCAAGGTCGCCGATGCCGTGACGGTCGCGATGGAGCGAGCCGGCATCACCGACCCCGCCGACGTGCACTACGTGCAGACCAAGACGCCGCTGCTGACGATCCACACGATCCGGGACGCCAAGAGCCGCGGCAAGACGGTGTGGACGGAACACACCCACGAGTCCATGGACCTGTCGAACGGCTGCACCGCCCTGGGCATCGCCGTGGCGCTCGGCGAGATCGAGATGCCGCGCGACGAGGACGTCATGCACGACCGCTCGCTCTACTCGTCCGTGGCGTCGTGCTCGTCCGGCGTCGAGCTCGACCAGGCGCAGGTCGTGGTGGTCGGCAACGCCCGCGGCGTCGGTGGCCGGTACCGGATCGGCCACTCGGTGATGCGCGACGCCCTGGACGCCGACGGCATCTGGGCGGCCATCAAGGACGCCGGCCTCGACCTGCCCGAGCGGCCGCACCCGTCCGACCTCGACGGCCGGCTCGTCAACGTGTTCCTCAAGTGCGAGGCGTCGCAGGACGGCGTCGTGCGGGGTCGTCGCAACGCCATGCTCGACGACTCCGACGTGCACTGGCACCGGCAGATCAAGTCGGCGGTGGGCGGCGTGACGGCGGCGGTCACCGGCGACCCGGCGGTGTTCGTGTCGGTGTCGGCGGCTCACCAGGGCCCGGACGGCGGGGGGCCCGTGGCGGCGATCGTCGACCTCGGCGCCGAGCCCACCGGCTACCGCCCGCCCACCCCCTGA
- a CDS encoding carbamate kinase: MRVLVALGGNAMTSPDGAARPGDQIAAVTVAMQKVADLIAAGHEVVLTHGNGPQVGNLLVKNELAAAVVPPVPLDWCGAQTQATIGFIVVNALERALTQRGVRRPAAAIVTRTLVDGDDPGFTSPTKPVGRYLSREEAQVLVDHGEVWQDRGERGWRRVVASPEPLEVLDAAAARALVDAGYVVVAAGGGGIPCVRDDDGSVRGVEAVIDKDLTAALFARSLDADVLVIATDVAHVATAWGTDDQRELGAVCVGELRGLAAAGEFASGSMGPKVEAVCRFVEAGGRRAAICSLDDIAAAVAGDAGTVVGR; the protein is encoded by the coding sequence GTGCGAGTCCTCGTAGCCCTCGGCGGCAACGCCATGACGTCACCGGACGGCGCTGCCCGGCCGGGTGACCAGATCGCGGCGGTCACGGTGGCGATGCAGAAGGTCGCCGACCTCATCGCCGCGGGCCACGAGGTCGTGCTGACGCACGGCAACGGACCCCAGGTCGGCAACCTGCTGGTGAAGAACGAGCTCGCGGCCGCCGTCGTGCCGCCCGTTCCGCTCGACTGGTGCGGCGCGCAGACGCAGGCGACCATCGGGTTCATCGTGGTGAACGCGCTCGAGCGCGCGCTCACCCAGCGCGGCGTTCGCCGTCCGGCTGCCGCGATTGTCACCCGCACGCTCGTCGACGGCGACGATCCCGGCTTCACCTCACCCACCAAGCCGGTGGGCCGGTACCTGTCGCGCGAGGAGGCCCAGGTGCTCGTCGACCACGGTGAGGTGTGGCAGGACCGCGGTGAGCGCGGCTGGCGCCGCGTCGTCGCGTCACCCGAGCCGCTCGAGGTGCTGGACGCCGCAGCCGCCCGTGCGCTGGTCGACGCCGGCTACGTCGTCGTGGCGGCCGGAGGTGGTGGCATCCCGTGCGTGCGCGACGACGACGGCTCCGTGCGCGGTGTCGAGGCGGTCATCGACAAGGACCTCACGGCCGCGCTGTTCGCCCGCTCGCTCGACGCCGACGTGCTCGTCATCGCCACCGACGTCGCCCACGTCGCCACGGCGTGGGGCACCGACGACCAGCGCGAGCTGGGCGCCGTGTGCGTGGGCGAGCTGCGCGGGCTGGCCGCCGCCGGCGAGTTCGCGAGCGGCTCGATGGGCCCCAAGGTCGAGGCCGTCTGCCGGTTCGTCGAGGCCGGGGGACGTCGGGCCGCCATCTGCTCGCTCGACGACATCGCCGCCGCGGTGGCCGGGGACGCCGGCACCGTCGTCGGCCGCTGA
- a CDS encoding carboxyl transferase domain-containing protein: MSARRPSALELLQLVMDDGSLASWDAPPVPVETSEDYARELAGARERSGLDEAVVTGEARLRGRRVAFVACEFAFLAGSIGVAAAERLVLAIERATREGLPLLAAPVSGGTRMQEGTVAFLQMVKISAAIAAHKAAGLPYLVYLRHPTTGGVLASWGSLGHVTVAEPGALVGFLGPRVYEALHGQSFPEGVQRSENLYDKGLVDAVLPPEEVSAVLDRALNVLLAPREGLPDTEPGDDPAVPDVPAWQSIERSRRPDRPGVRRLLRYAASDVLPLNGTGEGEADPGLLLAIARFGGAPCVFLGQDRRGQTELAPMGPGALREARRGMRLASELRLPLVTVIDTPGAALSKAAEEGGLAGEIARCLAELVVLDAPTVSVLLGQGSGGGALALLPADRVVAAQHAWLSPLPPEGASAIVHRDVEHAPQMADEQGVRSSDLLAHGIVDRVVLELPDAADEPEAFCVRLGEVLQQELVGLLRAAPEQRLADRLARYRRLGL, from the coding sequence ATGAGCGCCAGGCGGCCCAGCGCGCTCGAGCTGTTGCAGCTCGTGATGGACGACGGCTCGCTCGCCTCGTGGGACGCGCCACCCGTGCCGGTCGAGACCTCCGAGGACTACGCACGTGAGCTCGCCGGGGCGCGCGAGCGCAGCGGGCTCGACGAGGCCGTCGTCACGGGTGAGGCGCGGCTGCGCGGCCGACGCGTCGCCTTCGTCGCGTGCGAGTTCGCCTTCCTCGCCGGCAGCATCGGCGTCGCGGCGGCCGAGCGGCTGGTGCTCGCCATCGAGCGCGCGACGAGAGAGGGCCTTCCGCTGCTGGCGGCTCCGGTGTCGGGCGGCACGCGGATGCAGGAGGGCACCGTCGCCTTCTTGCAGATGGTGAAGATCTCCGCAGCGATCGCCGCGCACAAGGCCGCCGGCCTGCCGTACCTGGTGTACCTGCGCCATCCCACCACCGGCGGGGTCCTCGCGTCCTGGGGTTCCCTGGGGCACGTCACCGTGGCCGAGCCCGGCGCCCTGGTGGGCTTCCTCGGGCCGCGCGTGTACGAGGCGTTGCACGGCCAGTCGTTCCCCGAGGGCGTGCAGCGCAGCGAGAACCTCTACGACAAGGGCCTGGTCGACGCCGTGCTCCCACCCGAGGAGGTCAGCGCGGTGCTCGACCGCGCGCTCAACGTGCTGCTGGCGCCGCGCGAGGGACTGCCGGACACCGAGCCCGGCGACGACCCCGCTGTCCCCGATGTGCCTGCGTGGCAGTCGATCGAGCGGTCACGGCGTCCCGACCGCCCCGGCGTGCGGCGCTTGCTGCGGTACGCCGCGTCCGACGTCCTGCCGCTCAACGGCACCGGTGAGGGTGAGGCCGACCCCGGCCTGCTGCTCGCCATCGCACGCTTCGGCGGCGCGCCCTGCGTGTTCCTCGGGCAGGACCGCCGCGGCCAGACCGAGCTCGCCCCGATGGGGCCAGGCGCCCTGCGCGAGGCCCGCCGGGGCATGCGGCTGGCGAGCGAGCTGCGCCTGCCGCTGGTGACGGTGATCGACACCCCCGGAGCGGCGCTGTCCAAGGCGGCGGAGGAGGGTGGCCTGGCCGGCGAGATCGCGCGCTGTCTGGCCGAGCTCGTGGTGCTCGACGCCCCGACGGTGTCGGTGCTGCTGGGCCAGGGCTCCGGCGGCGGCGCGCTGGCGCTGTTGCCGGCCGACCGCGTGGTCGCCGCGCAGCACGCCTGGCTGTCGCCGCTGCCGCCGGAGGGGGCGTCGGCGATCGTCCACCGCGACGTCGAGCACGCGCCGCAGATGGCCGACGAGCAGGGCGTCAGGTCGTCCGACCTGCTGGCGCACGGCATCGTCGACCGCGTCGTGCTCGAGCTTCCCGACGCCGCCGACGAGCCGGAGGCCTTCTGCGTCCGGCTCGGTGAGGTGCTGCAGCAGGAGCTCGTGGGTCTGTTGCGGGCAGCGCCCGAGCAGCGGCTGGCCGACCGGCTGGCCCGCTACCGCCGGCTCGGTCTGTGA
- a CDS encoding CaiB/BaiF CoA-transferase family protein, which produces MAPHAGPLAGLVVVDLTRALAGPHAAMMLGDLGARVIKIESPTAGDDTRGWGPPFITPDTDPDHPVSTYFLSCNRNKESVALDLKSDDGRRTLESLVRRADVLLENFRTGVLDRLGFSAERLLALNPRLVVLSISGFGHDGPEGGRAGYDQIAQGEAGLMSLTGSGPDDPQRVGVPIGDLLGGMWGAYGVLAALLERERTGRGQVVRTSLLAGIVGVHAFQGTRYTVAGEVGRAAGNHHPSIAPYGLFHCRDGAVQLSVGSEGLWRRLCAEFDIDPDTDGMRTNAERVAHRDDVIAVIERAFADHDSATLLERLATAGIPAGRVRTLDEVYEWEQTRSQGLLVDVEHPTLGPITLPGPPLRFFAADGDETTKRDHAAPPLLDADHARVLAWLDDDGEQPLQAEKP; this is translated from the coding sequence ATGGCACCTCACGCCGGCCCGCTCGCCGGCCTCGTCGTCGTCGACCTCACCCGCGCGCTCGCCGGGCCCCACGCCGCCATGATGCTCGGCGACCTCGGGGCCCGCGTCATCAAGATCGAGAGCCCGACGGCCGGGGACGACACGCGTGGATGGGGGCCGCCGTTCATCACACCCGACACCGACCCCGACCACCCCGTGTCGACGTACTTCCTGTCGTGCAACCGGAACAAGGAGTCGGTGGCGCTCGACCTGAAGTCCGACGACGGACGCCGCACCCTCGAGTCGCTGGTGCGCCGCGCGGACGTGCTGCTCGAGAACTTCCGCACCGGCGTCCTCGACCGGCTGGGCTTCTCGGCCGAGCGGCTCCTCGCACTCAACCCGCGTCTGGTCGTGCTGTCAATCAGCGGCTTCGGCCACGATGGGCCGGAGGGCGGACGCGCCGGCTACGACCAGATCGCCCAGGGCGAGGCCGGGCTGATGTCGCTCACGGGCTCGGGCCCGGACGACCCGCAGCGGGTCGGTGTGCCCATCGGCGACCTGCTGGGCGGCATGTGGGGTGCGTACGGCGTGCTGGCCGCCCTGCTCGAGCGCGAGCGCACCGGGCGCGGCCAGGTGGTGCGCACGTCGCTGCTCGCGGGCATCGTGGGCGTCCACGCCTTCCAGGGAACGCGCTACACCGTCGCCGGGGAGGTGGGGCGCGCGGCGGGCAACCACCACCCGTCCATCGCGCCGTACGGTCTGTTCCACTGCCGCGACGGTGCCGTGCAGCTGTCGGTGGGCAGCGAGGGCCTGTGGCGCCGGTTGTGCGCGGAGTTCGACATCGACCCTGACACCGACGGGATGCGCACCAACGCCGAGCGCGTCGCGCACCGAGACGACGTCATCGCCGTCATCGAACGCGCCTTCGCCGACCACGACAGCGCCACGCTGCTCGAACGCCTTGCGACAGCGGGGATCCCGGCCGGTCGAGTGCGCACCCTGGACGAGGTCTACGAGTGGGAGCAGACCCGCAGCCAGGGACTGCTGGTCGACGTCGAGCACCCCACGCTCGGCCCGATCACACTGCCGGGGCCGCCGTTGCGGTTCTTCGCCGCCGACGGCGACGAGACCACCAAGCGCGACCACGCCGCGCCGCCGCTGCTGGACGCCGACCACGCGCGAGTGCTGGCCTGGCTGGACGACGACGGCGAGCAGCCGCTGCAGGCCGAGAAGCCATGA
- a CDS encoding DUF4184 family protein: MLEDVPFTISHLAAVVPLRSGRTRVEALPTAPLVIGAMVPDLPAVLGAADLRPATHTGPFALVLDLVLTAVVWCAWVAAVRPAVVATLPGLAARWHPVPRRRPAVVWWVAAAVVGAASHLLWDACTHSGEGTTWFEAFAGQERVFFVLQLASSAVGLLVVLAWVRQWWLRTPVTAAVAERRPWLPRRLAAAVVLLGVVGGGIWRWQHAASQTSGPASGSLTVGEVVFGTLAGALLAVAVLTTAFWVRRWLVEAPSDDEVERREPTSEQVPG, translated from the coding sequence ATGCTGGAGGACGTGCCGTTCACCATCAGCCACCTGGCCGCCGTGGTGCCACTGCGTTCTGGGCGCACGCGCGTCGAGGCACTGCCTACCGCACCGCTGGTCATCGGGGCGATGGTGCCCGACCTCCCGGCTGTTCTCGGAGCTGCTGACCTGCGCCCGGCGACGCACACCGGCCCGTTCGCGCTCGTGCTCGACCTCGTTCTCACCGCCGTGGTGTGGTGCGCGTGGGTCGCCGCCGTCCGTCCGGCCGTCGTCGCCACCCTGCCGGGCTTGGCGGCGCGCTGGCACCCGGTGCCGCGGCGACGCCCGGCAGTGGTGTGGTGGGTCGCCGCCGCCGTGGTCGGCGCCGCGAGCCACCTGCTGTGGGACGCGTGCACGCACAGCGGTGAGGGCACGACGTGGTTCGAGGCTTTCGCCGGGCAAGAGCGCGTCTTCTTCGTCCTGCAGCTGGCGTCGAGTGCCGTCGGTCTGCTCGTCGTGCTCGCCTGGGTGCGGCAGTGGTGGCTGCGCACTCCGGTCACAGCGGCGGTGGCTGAGCGCCGACCGTGGCTACCGCGCCGGCTGGCGGCGGCGGTCGTGCTTCTCGGCGTGGTCGGGGGAGGCATCTGGCGCTGGCAGCATGCGGCGTCGCAGACGTCCGGCCCTGCGAGTGGCAGCCTGACAGTGGGCGAGGTCGTCTTCGGCACGTTGGCCGGGGCCCTGCTCGCCGTCGCGGTGCTGACCACCGCCTTCTGGGTGCGGCGCTGGCTCGTCGAAGCCCCGTCGGACGACGAGGTGGAGCGCCGTGAGCCGACGTCCGAGCAGGTGCCGGGCTAG